A portion of the Gigantopelta aegis isolate Gae_Host chromosome 10, Gae_host_genome, whole genome shotgun sequence genome contains these proteins:
- the LOC121382713 gene encoding 28S ribosomal protein S2, mitochondrial-like isoform X1 — protein MSAPMMEAGILFAQKSSVTCGYLQQLGRSWICRSSGLVTTCRSLYFSAVNAQQQQAAEVPLEVEPVEKEVLQHEDFFDIKSMVNMRDLFKACIYYGHNMGTRNNFMKPYLFGTRLGVDIIDLDQTLPMLHYALNFTGHIAYRGGVILFISRNRQVSPLIEKTAKDCGEYAHCRFWKGGTFTNANVQFGSVTRLPDLCIFINTLNSVFQTHTAIIDTAKMLIPTVGIVDSNCDPRLITYPIPGNDDTPAAVELYCRLFKEVILKAKAKRKEDVLSNTDV, from the exons atgtcagcccCCATGATGGAAGCTGGGATCTTGTTTGCACAAAAATCATCAGTAACATGTGGTT aTTTGCAGCAGTTAGGTCGAAGTTGGATATGCAGATCATCTGGATTAGTTACAACGTGTCGTTCTTTGTATTTCTCTGCAGTGAAtgcacaacaacaacaag cAGCTGAGGTCCCTCTGGAAGTGGAGCCTGTGGAGAAAGAGGTTCTTCAACATGAGGACTTCTTTGATATCAAGTCAATGGTCAACATGAGAGATCTCTTCAAAGCTTGCATCTATTATGGACATAACATGGGTAcaagaaataatttcatgaaaccGTATCTGTTTGGCACACGACTTGGAGTTGATATTATTGACCTGGATCAGACTCTGCCTATGCTCCACTACGCCTTGAACTTCACTGGTCACATTGCGTACCGAGGCGGTGTCATTCTGTTCATCAGCCGCAATCGCCAGGTGAGTCCGCTCATCGAGAAGACGGCCAAAGACTGTGGAGAATATGCTCACTGTCGGTTCTGGAAAGGCGGTACGTTCACCAATGCCAATGTTCAGTTCGGCTCGGTGACACGTCTGCCAGATCTGTGTATCTTCATCAACACCTTAAAcagtgtttttcaaacccacaCGGCCATCATTGACACAGCCAAAATGCTGATACCCACAGTTGGGATTGTTGATTCTAACTGTGACCCCAGGCTGATCACGTATCCAATACCTGGAAATGATGATACACCAGCTGCTGTCGAACTATACTGCAGACTTTTTAAAGAAGTGATTTTGAAAGCTAAAGCAAAACGAAAAGAAGATGTGTTAAGTAACACGGACGTGTGA
- the LOC121382713 gene encoding 28S ribosomal protein S2, mitochondrial-like isoform X2, which yields MSAPMMEAGILFAQKSSVTCGYLQQLGRSWICRSSGLVTTCRSLYFSAVNAQQQQAEVPLEVEPVEKEVLQHEDFFDIKSMVNMRDLFKACIYYGHNMGTRNNFMKPYLFGTRLGVDIIDLDQTLPMLHYALNFTGHIAYRGGVILFISRNRQVSPLIEKTAKDCGEYAHCRFWKGGTFTNANVQFGSVTRLPDLCIFINTLNSVFQTHTAIIDTAKMLIPTVGIVDSNCDPRLITYPIPGNDDTPAAVELYCRLFKEVILKAKAKRKEDVLSNTDV from the exons atgtcagcccCCATGATGGAAGCTGGGATCTTGTTTGCACAAAAATCATCAGTAACATGTGGTT aTTTGCAGCAGTTAGGTCGAAGTTGGATATGCAGATCATCTGGATTAGTTACAACGTGTCGTTCTTTGTATTTCTCTGCAGTGAAtgcacaacaacaacaag CTGAGGTCCCTCTGGAAGTGGAGCCTGTGGAGAAAGAGGTTCTTCAACATGAGGACTTCTTTGATATCAAGTCAATGGTCAACATGAGAGATCTCTTCAAAGCTTGCATCTATTATGGACATAACATGGGTAcaagaaataatttcatgaaaccGTATCTGTTTGGCACACGACTTGGAGTTGATATTATTGACCTGGATCAGACTCTGCCTATGCTCCACTACGCCTTGAACTTCACTGGTCACATTGCGTACCGAGGCGGTGTCATTCTGTTCATCAGCCGCAATCGCCAGGTGAGTCCGCTCATCGAGAAGACGGCCAAAGACTGTGGAGAATATGCTCACTGTCGGTTCTGGAAAGGCGGTACGTTCACCAATGCCAATGTTCAGTTCGGCTCGGTGACACGTCTGCCAGATCTGTGTATCTTCATCAACACCTTAAAcagtgtttttcaaacccacaCGGCCATCATTGACACAGCCAAAATGCTGATACCCACAGTTGGGATTGTTGATTCTAACTGTGACCCCAGGCTGATCACGTATCCAATACCTGGAAATGATGATACACCAGCTGCTGTCGAACTATACTGCAGACTTTTTAAAGAAGTGATTTTGAAAGCTAAAGCAAAACGAAAAGAAGATGTGTTAAGTAACACGGACGTGTGA
- the LOC121382712 gene encoding uncharacterized protein LOC121382712: MVSIPDWAKFSRLHDYEYSKSHSNDQRSPYYKKREQEAVRQAELNGYFIVPTQDFLINNSAWKRGRVKNIKSLSLVKLDGVHVRKIGDISYCINLKICILSNNFLQKIDGLVSCRQLVKLDVHGNQLSSVPGIAFWSGLRSLKFLYLHDNPLGKFETLYSLATCPQLIALTLYDTPLSIRKNYRHHVVNSVWSLKALDSYVISDEEIIEDALFDGPYSTMQPPFRIDLSKPSVQDAVSTIEQEMECLRQLESEITRILAHWSPIHIIQRYVRGYLCRIKHKDKLKHKAAKSPKEILPDDVVPPPPSTPSTIMTLNLQDFGIVGSSTDYDMYMQNRRPGSDLTESSHRLLMSQGLPGTFSGIDEDTFNAHKMKKNLIINLSKLQSYTLQTPQDEITAMERFFTMDSQDGMVTARSKDERRKQKKRNKKTKRIKDVRVFFGPVVPSVSPDESDLPNEANNKDPKTNFRLRGRKPNIFFVDPTTEMILDRREIGKAIRDAEYENHNYVLEKYGVPKLPPKKKTTLNQRLFSRVHGTMGMSCLLAVQKAYKDREKAEKSAAKMEHNFSMRQERNRAKERINFYHEERRNHIQKKRDEDRARMLDALEKHDLQRLNYLDKRQEFKIKSVDVTKTLQADNTFVSDFSNQHTSVSIALLRHDRQTRSEDQTLAKINFVQNRKQIETDQLNTVKKFLEHRQLIRQSEAAALKSDLGTKMLQEANEKMMEARARVEKLKARQATVQAFYSLPPRELLPLAMQSSGSKMHMGFKTLPSAPLTQANRPHIAMESEKRRHTMVT; this comes from the exons ATGGTTAGCATACCAGACTGGGCCAAATTCTCTCGTCTTCATGACTATGAGTACTCCAAGTCGCACTCTAATGACCAACGTAGCCCGTATTACAAGAAGAGAGAGCAGGAGGCTGTCAGACAAGCTGAGCTGAATGGTTACTTCATTGTGCCAACCCAGGACTTCCTCATTAACAATTCTGCTTGGAAAAGAGGCAGAGTCAAGAATATTAAATCACTGAGTCTGGTTAAGTTGGATGGAGTACATGTCAGGAAAATTGGAGATATTTCATACTGCATCAATTTGAAGATTTGTATTTTAAGCAACAATTTCTTACAAAAGATTGACGGTCTAGTGTCATGTCGACAGCTTGTCAAGTTAGATGTCCATGGCAACCAG ctTTCAAGTGTGCCAGGAATAGCATTTTGGTCAGGCCTGAGAAGTCTGAAATTTCTGTATCTCCACGACAACCCACTTGGAAAGTTTGAAACTCTGTACAGTCTGGCTACGTGCCCTCAGTTAATTGCATTAACACTGTACGATACACCACTGAGTATTAGGAAGAATTACCGACACCATGTTGTCAACAGTGTGTGGTCGCTCAAAGCACTGGACAGTTACGTCATTTCAGATGAAGAGATTATCGAAGATGCCTTGTTTGATGGACCGTATAGCACCATGCAGCCCCCATTCAGAATAGATTTGTCTAAACCAAGCGTTCAG GATGCTGTTAGTACAATTGAACAAGAAATGGAGTGCCTTCGACAGCTGGAGTCTGAAATCACCAGGATCCTGGCCCACTGGTCCCCAATTCACATCATACAGAGATATGTGCGTGGTTACTTGTGCAGAATAAA ACACAAGGACAAACTAAAGCATAAGGCTGCAAAGAGTCCAAAAGAAATATTACCTGATGATGTTGTACCGCCACCACCATCAACACCGAGCACTATTATGACCTTGAACCTGCAGGACTTTGGCATTGTGGGATCATCAACTGACTATGATATGTATATGCAGAACAGAAGGCCCGGCTCAGATCTTACAGAGTCTTCACACAGGTTGCTAATGTCTCAG GGCTTGCCAGGAACATTTTCAGGCATTGATGAAGATACTTTTAATGCgcataaaatgaaaaagaacCTCATCATCAATCTTTCCAAACTTCAGAGCTACACCTTGCAGACTCCTCAAGATGAGATTACTGCTATGGAAAGATTCTTTACAATGGACTCACAAGACGGAATGGTCACTGCTAGGTCAAAAGACGAAaggagaaaacaaaagaaacgcaacaAAAAAACGAAACGAATAAAGGATGTCAGAGTATTCTTTGGTCCTGTTGTTCCTAGTGTAAGTCCAGATGAATCTGATCTGCCCAATGAAGCCAATAACAAGGATCCTAAAACTAATTTTCGACTGCGGGGTCGAAAGCCAAACATTTTCTTTGTTGATCCAACAACTGAAATGATTTTGGATCGAAGAGAAATTGGAAAAGCTATACGAGATGCAGAGTATGAAAATCACAATTATGTGTTAGAGAAATATGGTGTTCCTAAACTACCacccaagaaaaaaacaacactaaaTCAAAGACTCTTTTCCAGAGTACACGGAACCATGGGAATGTCTTGCTTGTTGGCAGTCCAGAAAGCTTACAAAGATCGCGAAAAGGCGGAAAAAAGTGCAGCTAAAATGGAGCACAACTTCAGTATGCGCCAAGAACGAAATAGAGCAAAGGAAAGAATAAACTTCTATCACGAAGAAAGAAGGAACCATATACAGAAAAAGCGTGATGAGGACAGAGCTCGCATGTTGGATGCACTTGAAAAACACGACCTACAGAGACTGAATTACCTTGACAAGAGGCAGGAGTTCAAAATCAAGTCAGTAGATGTCACAAAGACCCTTCAAGCAGACAACACGTTTGTTTCAGATTTCAGCAACCAGCATACTTCAGTTTCCATCGCTCTTCTCCGCCATGATAGGCAGACGCGATCTGAAGATCAGACGCTGGCCAAAATTAACTTTGTTCAAAATCGAAAGCAAATTGAAACTGATCAGTTAAATACTGTCAAGAAATTTTTAGAGCACAGACAGCTAATACGTCAGAGTGAAGCAGCTGCTTTGAAGTCAGATTTAGGAACCAAGATGCTTCAAGAGGCAAATGAGAAGATGATGGAAGCCAGAGCAAGAGTGGAGAAACTGAAGGCTCGGCAAGCCACAGTGCAAGCATTCTACTCGCTACCACCTCGTGAATTATTACCCTTAGCAATGCAAAGTTCAGGCAGTAAGATGCATATGGGTTTCAAGACGCTACCTTCAGCACCTCTGACTCAAGCAAATAGGCCACATATAGCTATGGAATCAGAAAAAAGACGGCATACGATGGTAACATGA